The following are from one region of the Sorghum bicolor cultivar BTx623 chromosome 2, Sorghum_bicolor_NCBIv3, whole genome shotgun sequence genome:
- the LOC8081052 gene encoding uncharacterized protein LOC8081052 translates to MVDVDHRMAGLAPSVAHTAALRRLSTRAAGGASSASASPRHGLHSFHAVAAGVLSHLRDAAGVTVLPGLTDAELARAEAEFGFTFPPDLRAVLALGVPSGPGFPDWRGRGRAGLRAAFDLPAAAASLQVARGALWPRCWGRRPADPDRALRLARSAIRRAPLLVPLFDRCYLPCRPCLAGNPVFFVADDRVLCCGLDLLHFFTRDSSFQPTTAMDHVVSSSSPLASPLLSAGATTSRPSCTRRSLDAVQAPRWIEFWSDAASDRRRRDSSSSEASTASSSSSSSSSCSSPPRRSTPRWVDNYLDELGSMLKKGGWRDREVDEMVEVTASGFFDGEEAGAPAPDSEAILDALVLKTDRCSDSLRRAGWTSEDVSDALGLDFRRGKERSRSAAVRIPPEIAAKVQRLAQALARP, encoded by the coding sequence ATGGTGGACGTGGACCACCGGATGGCGGGGCTAGCCCCGTCGGTGGCGCACACGGCGGCGCTACGGCGCCTGTCGACGCGCGCCGCCGGGGGCGCCTCGTCGGCGTCCGCGTCGCCGCGGCACGGGCTGCACTCCTTCCACGCCGTGGCGGCGGGGGTGCTCTCCCACCTCCGCGACGCCGCCGGGGTGACCGTCCTCCCGGGCCTCACCGACGCGGAGCTCGCCCGCGCGGAGGCCGAGTTCGGGTTCACGTTCCCTCCCGACCTCCGCGCCGTGCTCGCTCTCGGCGTCCCCTCGGGTCCCGGGTTCCCCGACTGGCGCGGCCGGGGCCGGGCGGGTCTCCGCGCCGCGTTCGACCTCCCCGCCGCGGCGGCGTCGCTCCAGGTCGCGAGGGGCGCGCTGTGGCCGCGGTGCTGGGGACGGAGGCCCGCCGACCCGGACCGCGCCCTGCGGCTGGCCCGCTCAGCCATCCGCCGCGCGCCGCTGCTCGTGCCGCTCTTCGACCGCTGCTACCTGCCCTGCCGACCCTGCCTCGCCGGGAACCCCGTCTTCTTCGTCGCCGACGACCGCGTCCTCTGCTGCGGCCTCGACCTGCTCCACTTCTTCACCCGCGACTCCTCGTTCCAGCCGACGACGGCGATGGATcacgtcgtctcctcctcctctccgctCGCGTCCCCGCTCCTCTCCGCCGGCGCGACGACCAGCAGGCCGTCGTGCACGCGCCGGAGCCTCGACGCCGTCCAGGCCCCGCGCTGGATCGAGTTCTGGAGCGACGCCGCGtccgaccgccgccgccgcgactcATCGTCCTCGGAAGCCTCCACcgcctcctcatcctcctcctcgtcctcaagCTGCTCATCGCCACCCCGGCGGTCAACCCCGCGGTGGGTCGACAACTACCTCGACGAGCTGGGATCAATGCTGAAGAAAGGCGGGTGGAGGGACCGTGAAGTGGACGAGATGGTCGAGGTCACCGCCTCCGGGTTCTTCGACGGCGAGGAGGCCGGGGCCCCAGCACCCGATTCCGAGGCTATCCTCGACGCGCTGGTCCTCAAGACCGACCGGTGCTCGGACTCGCTCCGGCGCGCCGGATGGACCTCAGAGGACGTGTCGGACGCGCTGGGGCTCGACTTCCGGCGCGGCAAGGAGCGGTCCCGGTCGGCCGCCGTGCGCATCCCGCCGGAGATCGCCGCCAAGGTCCAGCGCCTGGCGCAAGCGCTGGCACGCCCGTGA